A region of Toxorhynchites rutilus septentrionalis strain SRP chromosome 1, ASM2978413v1, whole genome shotgun sequence DNA encodes the following proteins:
- the LOC129761146 gene encoding uncharacterized protein LOC129761146: MTMFGLIILLPIVLGLEYELTALDNSGFAMERIPKVLYTKQAVEITTYVNLTEIKIDLSILDKMINVSGEACLKLKVLKLQTHCEFEMASIRHRQEEMMGFEFLFKEKERNKRSVPLLGKLGKVAKTLIGTLDEDDGQYYEENFKRVKKNEDMLVSTVRKQTMVLNSLFEIINKTTIPSIEMFDKFQEKFKDFSTYVTNYHHNTDNQILRMYSELGFRECFSLTNLLCTTIQGKINQITNLLVSERKNLHPFLIPSDVLIEKLMKISAVLPKGSRFPLRLDSSNIFEYYRMSTESRYRYKEFLIFVAHIPTVHDTIFHTFKLTAIPVRLIDNKFTVFKFEQEILVTDNEMKKYTSLPSRTLDFCKHLKDIILCPHLFSMNSKPSCELSLLKQSRESEKLCKKTELQLEGSLFIKLYMLNTWVIVAPSLEIAHLICKDKNQPMKLANTAMITINADCKLITDHVYLTPGMLNFTEIDFNFTRVLNSSDFKIPVVKSTVIHSYENNKLANIGKHIQQLEDEKIILDKIESRNTEYQIIKIGFGIILLGMISYIFVKIYFMCCKVTKIKQENLDEADNKKNMELVPFRNSPIIL; encoded by the coding sequence ATGACCATGTTTGGTCTCATAATATTACTACCAATAGTTTTAGGACTGGAATATGAGCTGACGGCTTTGGATAATTCTGGATTCGCCATGGAAAGAATACCAAAGGTTCTTTACACCAAGCAAGCTGTTGAAATCACGACATACGTAAATCTAACGGAGATCAAGATAGATTTGTCCATCCTGGATAAAATGATCAACGTCTCAGGAGAAGCATGTCTGAAGCTCAAAGTTTTGAAGCTACAAACGCATTGCGAATTTGAAATGGCAAGTATACGGCATCGTCAAGAGGAAATGATGGGTTTCGAGTTTTTGTTCAAGGAAAAAGAAAGAAACAAGAGAAGTGTACCTCTGTTAGGTAAACTTGGGAAAGTAGCGAAGACTTTAATTGGTACTTTGGATGAAGATGATGGACAATATTACGAAGAAAATTTCAAACGTGTAAAGAAAAATGAAGATATGTTGGTCAGTACAGTACGAAAACAAACTATGGTATTAAATTCATTGTTTGAGATTAttaataaaacaactattcctaGTATAGAAATGTTCgataaatttcaagaaaagttTAAGGATTTTTCAACATATGTTACGAATTATCATCATAATACAGACAACCAAATTTTAAGAATGTATAGCGAATTAGGTTTTCGAGAATGTTTCTCATTGACAAATTTACTGTGTACAACAATTCAAGGGAAAATTAATCAAATTACCAATTTACTTGTTAGCGAACGAAAAAATCTTCATCCATTTTTGATTCCGTCAGATGTTTTGATTGAAAAGTTAATGAAAATATCTGCTGTATTACCAAAAGGTTCCAGATTCCCACTTCGTTTAGATTCCTCtaatatttttgaatattatcGCATGTCAACGGAATCTAGATATAGATACAAAgaatttcttatttttgtcgCCCACATCCCAACGGTACATGATACAATTTTCCATACATTTAAATTGACTGCTATTCCTGTTCGACTAATCGATAATAAATTCACAGTTTTCAAATTTGAACAAGAAATTTTAGTAACTGATAACGAAATGAAGAAATACACAAGTCTTCCTAGTAGGACATtggatttttgtaaacatttgaAAGATATTATATTGTGTCCGCATTTATTTAGTATGAATAGTAAGCCATCCTGTGAATTATCACTCTTGAAACAATCGAGAGAATCTGAAAAACTATGTAAAAAAACAGAGTTGCAGCTTGAGGGATCACTTTTCATTAAATTATATATGTTAAATACTTGGGTGATTGTAGCTCCGTCTTTGGAGATAGCACATTTAATTTGTAAAGACAAAAATCAACCAATGAAACTGGCAAACACTGCCATGATAACAATCAATGCGGATTGCAAATTAATTACAGATCATGTATATTTAACCCCAGGGATGCTAAATTTCACCgagattgattttaattttacgAGAGTGTTGAATTCTTCAGATTTTAAAATACCTGTTGTCAAAAGTACTGTAATTCATTCATACGAAAACAATAAATTGGCTAATATAGGTAAACATATCCAGCAATTAGAGGATGAAAAAATTATTCTAGACAAAATTGAAAGTAGAAACACTGAAtatcaaattatcaaaatagGTTTTGGAATTATTTTGCTCGGAATGATTTCTTATATAttcgtaaaaatatatttcatgtgTTGTaaagtaacaaaaataaaacaagaaaACTTAGATGAAgcagataataagaaaaatatggAGCTTGTTCCTTTCAGAAATTCTCCAATAATACTGTAA
- the LOC129762728 gene encoding uncharacterized protein LOC129762728: protein METEEGTALLSENELVPGVWTDVTKGLRKERISFRFMSMTKPSYLSRCLITITNISGLSGRKSNILKPREEIVEQWIEIGTGITPVDCYIELFLIQMLTNETSKCVISCKNCEISFILNLLRIEDHGYYHDKSPEQMLTLAKQYKENGVKMFPEYTLFAHRYFNLASKCLLACSPLEDLEPLEKKHDTTREMQSLLEVLYLNISACLIRQCRYDEVLHVLGYLEKVEKPLDKAIYRKASAQFHIKLYKEAISTLERIDYTTNKDCMALYQRIKIAKQQEDIKYSNMVKKMFVG, encoded by the coding sequence ATGGAAACTGAAGAGGGAACAGCGCTCCTATCAGAAAACGAGTTAGTTCCTGGTGTATGGACAGATGTAACTAAAGGACTGCGAAAAGAACGTATAAGTTTCCGTTTTATGTCAATGACGAAGCCATCGTATCTGTCACGTTGTCTAATAACGATAACGAATATAAGTGGCTTGAGTGGAAGAAAATCAAATATACTGAAACCAAGAGAGGAAATTGTAGAACAATGGATTGAAATTGGTACTGGTATTACACCAGTTGATTGCTATATTGAGTTATTTTTGATACAAATGCTAACCAATGAAACTAGCAAATGCGTTATCTCTTGCAAAAATTGCGAAATCAGCTTTATACTAAACTTACTGAGGATAGAGGACCATGGATATTACCACGATAAATCTCCAGAACAGATGTTGACTCTTGCTAAACAATACAAAGAAAATGGGGTTAAGATGTTTCCCGAATATACACTGTTCGCACACCGCTACTTCAATCTTGCGTCTAAGTGCTTACTGGCTTGTTCTCCGTTGGAAGATCTTGAACCTCTAGAAAAGAAACATGACACAACTCGTGAAATGCAATCTCTCCTTGAAGTTCTCTATCTAAATATTTCCGCTTGCCTTATTAGGCAATGTAGATATGATGAGGTGCTTCATGTTCTTGGATATCTTGAAAAAGTAGAAAAACCGTTGGACAAAGCTATATATCGTAAAGCTTCGGCGCAATTCCACATCAAGCTTTACAAAGAGGCAATTAGCACACTAGAACGAATCGATTATACCACAAACAAGGATTGCATGGCGTTATATCAGCGAATAAAAATAGCTAAGCAACAGGAAGACATAAAGTACAGCAACAtggtgaaaaaaatgtttgtcggTTGA